The following is a genomic window from Hippoglossus stenolepis isolate QCI-W04-F060 chromosome 14, HSTE1.2, whole genome shotgun sequence.
CGCGCCGCAGTCCGGATCCATTCCCCGGAGGAAGCGCTACAAGCACACGGATCGATACATCCTGCTCCGGACAGAGGCTCCTCTCTCAGCTCGGAGGTTTGGCTGGAGGAGGACggtacgagagagagagagcgagagagagagacacacacacatgcacacacccacacacccacacacacactgctgctgctgctcggctcATCCACTCCTACTGTCCATTATGACCGAGTATAGCAGTACCGGCCTGTGCCTTCAGGGGGCGGTAGAGCACAGGAAGAAGGGAGGCATTGTCTGCTTTATTTTCCCCaccactcattatctactcaccgctgtgccgatggaggggggtgggtggagtggttgagtccactaaacactttttgattttcaggggtaaacagcgttgcagacaaatccaatacaattgaagtaaatggagacagaaaaatacatcagaaaaaagtataaaatgcctccatactgctcctgtgattACAGTCACATGCACCTgcatttcaaattatttatataGAGAGTTTTactagaagaagaaaagtggagTCACCTAAAGATTTGATTCAATGTTAGAAATATGTTGTAAATCAGTCATTTGATTTGAAAGTGGTTCTAAAGAGATTTATCAATGCACTTCCATGAAGtttcaacaaaatgaaatgtgagatGTCAAATTaaagcagcagtgacagagGTATCCTGACTGGAGTCCTTCAGCTCCCAAAACACTGGATCCTACACTTTCCataatcacacatcacacatcacatctAAATGAGTGAAGTGCATGAAATCAGAAGACTTGATTTGACTCCTGATTGGACCGCAGccttttatgttgtgttttaattgttgaattatttaaaaaagttgtttttaaatgtttccatctGTATTATGACTTTTCTACTGCAGATatactctggagtttttccaCCATGGAGTGTATGTAGAGGGGTGTTTGttgacagtgttgtgttgtttctgctgtgtcAGGATGAATGGATATATTGTGCTGCCATAAACTGCTGTGCAACGATGGAAAACATGTGCAGGTGCTTGTGCAGCCACAGGACCTCTACTGCCACCGTCTGTTCAGTAAACAGACGTGCAGTCAGTGGTATAATTGAAAAGCAATGTATGCAaatttggaaaatgtctggaagaatccacaaaaaaaagacagacagttgtcaaaataaaacaacacctacatttttttgttatcattttctccccctccttaTTATGAATGTTACTGCAACTGATCATATAAAAAGTGCTGGAGTAAGACTTTGATCGGGTTTGGTTTCACTGGGTTTCAGCTGTGTTGTAAACCTCTGTGAGTTATTTTCCTACTGTTTCAGCATGGGTGTTGTCTGTTTTATAGGAAAACACTTATGACATTTTACGGAAGCAAAAGATGGTTTATTGGAGGCCACAGTTTAATGTGCTCAGCCTTGATGGGAATTCTGAACGGTAAATACCTTCTGGTGTCACgtgaaacagacacaaatagTAAAATTGACAGGCAGACTTTGCCTCGGGCGGCTGTGTCTGTAACTTAGTTTCTCATTAAAGCCTTAGTCAGGCGTCCCTCACTACATGTGGTTGAATAATTCACTCAATTGCAAGCATCACTGTCAGGGCAGAATAGATGATTAACCCTGAATATACAGAATGATCCCGGATAggagacattttcagtttgtctgtttaaGGTTTTCACCACTTTGCCTGCTtggacatgtttttaaaaactgtgcGGAGAGTGAACATAATGAGCTTACCAGAGTCTACCATGTATGCCACATCAGGCTTTTGCCCTTCAAAGAATGCAATTATATTATGCTTATCTTAACTATTGAGTCAACTTTTGCTCACCAGGCTGATTGATGTCTCTGTGCATTCTTCTTTTCACGGCACAAAATAAGGGTAAAATATGGCAACCTAATGTAAAGGTGCTGGTCATTCTGAATGTCAAGGGAACAGACTGCACTGTGCTGAGTACAGTGCAGACGCAGACTGAGCCGTGGTGTTTTTCTCCGTCAGGTCTGCCTCACTATCTGGCTTCTTGGGAGCTTGAACAAACAGTGGCACtttggctgcagcagctcccactGTACAGTTTCCATGGTGTGAGCTGAGGGCGAGCTGCCCCTCTGACGgccatttttttcatttcttttttatgttgGGGTAAGACGGGTCAGTTCAGGTGTGTCCTGGCTTAACCATTAAACCCAGACTCTATCCAGTGAAGTTGCTCCGCTCACCTCCTCAAACCACTCCACACTGGGACTTTCACCTGCAGCTCTTTACTGTGTGGCTTCTCGTTTTCTGCGAAAATGTTGGAAAAGACttttttcctgctctgtttATCATCTGCTCTGGGAAAAGAACTCTGTACACCAGGTAAGTGATCACAGAGGGacactttcatatttttttcccatattGACATGTTGTATTTCTACGTTTTATCTCACATTGAATATACCAGAAGTTAACATTGTTATTGTAAAAGCATCAGTCGAGTTCTACAGTCAGTGTGGAATGCAGTTTCTAATCTCTTAACTGAAACCAAGATTGGACACATAACTCAGATGTTTACCTAACACTGGCTTTCATTGGACATCATTGAAATACATTCTATTTGACCGACTTTTATAAAAACTTATAAAGAAATCACTGCTGAGGTTTAGATGAAGTGATGGTAAACAGTTCTCACCAGAAATGAATGTCATTGGATACACACATGGCAGCTCTATCAGCAAGACATAGACATATTGAAGCCTTACtctttaatttaaacatataaAGACATACATTGATAGGACGTACAGGATCATTGACATATTCTTTATCTTTATAGATGCTTCAGACGGCTACAATGTTCGACTCAGCATCAACACTGCTCTGGGAGAGGAAGCCGTACgtatatttttagattttcatctcataaatatcagtttgaaGGCTCACTAGATTAAAGGCTAGTTCAAGGTATTGCCCTCATGAAAAGCAATACACTAAATATTATCCAGATTTCACTACTCATTTGAGGAAAGGCCCGTCACCTTAATGGTGTTTACTGAAAACATGTGCATGATCCATTGTTGCAGTATCCCTGGAATCCAAATGAGATGTTCCTTTTCCGAGCCTCTTTGGCTTTTGCCATGAGGAATCACATCGCTGGACAGATATTTGAGTAAGtcaacatttgtgtgttttcttttgctgtttGATTACCAAAATCaataaaaggattttaaaaagaaCTTAACAGTAATATAATCTCTTATCACCTTAAAGAAATCAGTGACTCACGGTTTATCACCATGTTAGGACACTGATGTGCTTTTTATTGTCTTGCGGAACTTCACCAGCGTGTCAAACATTGTTGTGTGCGATGAGACTCCCAGAGTGTCCTTCTGGTTTGTGGTGACCTCACCGCTGAACACTTCAGAACTcgtcaataaagaaaatgtggagGAGGCCGTCAGGTAATCACATGACACAGTGATACtgtcattgttttaaaaatgtttgctttttctGACCCTCTTTATAGAGGAGTCAGATGTCATATTCAACTCTAAGTCAGTTGTTCCATTTGATGTTTTATGTATCATATGTTTAGTTTTGTTGCAATACTGTTATTGTCTTAATAGATGGGGACTTTTATCTCTTTAGGTATATTATGTactaaaagtttaattttaGTATTACGTTTTTTTTGTTGGCAGTGACAAGATGATAAATAAtcgttttcaaaataaatagtaaataatCTCTCAGTAACACAAATGCAATTCCTTGAGCTGGTAGTGACCCAGATAGTAAACGGATGTGGGTCGCTTCAGTCCATTGTGGCCTGGACAAAACGGATGTGAGCCTTAAAAAAGcacacttgtaaaatagcaaatgtggccaaaatatctcaaaacaAATGCGGGCCACCTATGATGCCTTTTGGTATTGCTATGgtttacttgtggcccagaccaCCCAAGGTCCATCATCCCACACAGTATGTGGCCAGAGGACATTGTTCTGTTTGACAATGTGGGCCAAACCTGGGCCAAAATAATTTTACAGAACATTTAAGTGGCTTGGAATAATATCATCCAAACCAGGTGGGATGGTAACAGCAAAATGAAAGCAATCGAATTAACTTAGAGAGGGCTGCctgtattaaatgtttttttatttttatgaatctgttattttattaacattagTTCAAATTAGCCGCAAGTAGCTCACACCAGGCAAAGTTAGCAGCAAACTATATTGAGCCAAGCGAGggtgtgttgttttattgtgttatatgataatatgtgtgttttgttttggtaaCTTAAGGTAAAACTAACTACAATTAGCTTATAGCAGGACAAATTAAGATTTAGTTCAGCATAAAACATTGACATAAGCAAGGATGTGTTGCTTATGAATCATACTTTTTAATGAGGAACAGTGTGTTATATGCTGACGTGAATGCGTTGTTTTGTTGATAATGCTATcgtgtgtaaatgtgttggTTT
Proteins encoded in this region:
- the cltrn gene encoding collectrin gives rise to the protein MLEKTFFLLCLSSALGKELCTPDASDGYNVRLSINTALGEEAYPWNPNEMFLFRASLAFAMRNHIAGQIFDVSNIVVCDETPRVSFWFVVTSPLNTSELVNKENVEEAVRKSRNRINNAFLLSDNTLEFVGIPPTLAAPVNPDTPPWLIAFGVVMGAVGVGIIVMLVLSVLQKKRKKSAKTEDEDTEVEIRPKTMENGAASDGVYNLSFTDDEPFTQM